Proteins found in one Vagococcus carniphilus genomic segment:
- a CDS encoding CheR family methyltransferase — protein sequence MSESFEIFNKWAVKNLSMDLEAYKEKQLQRRILNMMSNHPVEDLASYMKLMERNKEVRDELKKYLTINVTEFFRNPELFEALNQQVQKNLSPLFGPLKCWSAACSNGSEPYSLAMMFEEKNVSLKQKILATDIDQDILKRAKEGFYFNSELKNVSKHQLTTFFDNEENGYRVNDHIKNKVRFKAHDLLLDKFDSDFHLIICRNVTIYFKPDARDKLYQKFYDSLVPGGIFFTGATETINQPEKFGFKKIDSFIYQK from the coding sequence ATGAGCGAGTCATTTGAAATATTTAATAAGTGGGCAGTTAAAAATCTATCAATGGATTTAGAAGCTTATAAAGAAAAACAATTACAAAGACGAATTTTAAATATGATGTCAAATCATCCTGTTGAAGATTTAGCAAGTTATATGAAATTAATGGAGAGAAACAAAGAGGTTAGAGATGAGCTTAAAAAGTACCTGACGATAAATGTGACAGAATTTTTTAGAAATCCTGAACTTTTTGAGGCATTGAATCAACAAGTTCAAAAGAATTTATCTCCTCTGTTTGGACCATTAAAATGTTGGAGCGCAGCTTGTTCTAATGGCTCTGAACCTTATAGTTTAGCTATGATGTTCGAAGAAAAAAATGTTTCTCTTAAACAAAAAATACTAGCGACAGATATTGATCAAGATATTTTAAAACGGGCTAAAGAAGGATTTTATTTTAATAGTGAATTAAAAAATGTGTCCAAACATCAACTAACTACTTTTTTTGATAATGAAGAAAATGGTTATCGTGTGAACGATCATATCAAGAATAAAGTTAGATTTAAAGCGCATGATTTATTATTAGATAAATTTGATTCAGACTTTCATTTAATAATTTGTCGTAATGTCACGATTTACTTTAAGCCAGATGCAAGAGATAAACTCTATCAAAAATTTTATGATTCTCTTGTACCAGGTGGCATTTTTTTTACAGGTGCAACAGAAACAATCAATCAACCAGAAAAATTTGGTTTTAAGAAAATTGATTCATTTATTTATCAAAAATAA
- a CDS encoding chemotaxis protein CheA, translating into MDENEKYRELFFEETDEHLENLNDGVLELENDPENMNTIDSIFRSAHTLKGMAATMGYETMAKLTHKMENIFEFFKNQTVKVDTDSISLIFDCLDELSEIVESLRDETDFDSSKVTELITRLEAVGGSVSEEPLNQVEEATSDELAFPSTLLSEEDIHLMDELDNTEYTSYGISIRLDKDCTLKGPRVFLIMEKLSEVGEVTFSFPDTETLEQGEFEQDFHVLLVSENTADEIKENILTNSDIEMVNVISGEAIFEEEETIIVETKVEQQETDTKEKKKKVTKHEQQTIKVDLAKLDTFMNLVSELVVYRTRLENISQNDSKNDIKEPLTEVARITSELQDLVLKIRMQQVSVVMNRFPRVVRDLAKDLNKEMTLIIEGEDTELDRTVVSELSEPLVHLIRNSADHGIEAPERRKELGKPVEGEIKLTAFQQGNRVIITVSDDGKGLNPEVIKESAERKGIDTEGLSDKEILHLIFHPGFSTAKEITNVSGRGVGMDVVHSKITNLGGTIDLHSKVDVGSTFTINLPLTLSIIQSLMVKVSGEVFALPQGAIEKVVEVTNQEIIQVHLQEVYKYQGMAIPVIRLQEVLGLEPAKEFNSNPHLIIVLLGKKYYALMVDELIGQQEIVIKKLGQELRHLKKYLGATILGNGDITLILDTNVICSEESVSSI; encoded by the coding sequence TTGGACGAAAACGAGAAATACCGAGAGCTTTTTTTTGAAGAAACAGACGAACATTTAGAAAATCTAAACGACGGTGTCTTAGAATTAGAAAATGACCCTGAAAACATGAATACAATTGATAGTATTTTCAGATCAGCACATACTTTAAAAGGAATGGCTGCAACCATGGGTTATGAAACGATGGCTAAGTTAACACATAAAATGGAGAATATCTTTGAATTTTTTAAAAATCAGACAGTGAAAGTAGATACTGATAGTATTTCACTCATTTTTGATTGTTTAGATGAATTGTCTGAAATTGTTGAAAGTCTAAGAGATGAAACTGATTTTGACAGTAGCAAGGTGACTGAGTTAATTACTAGACTAGAAGCCGTTGGAGGAAGTGTTTCTGAAGAGCCTCTTAACCAAGTAGAGGAAGCAACTAGTGATGAGTTAGCTTTTCCAAGCACCTTATTGTCTGAAGAAGATATTCATTTAATGGATGAACTAGATAATACTGAATATACTTCTTATGGTATTAGTATCAGGCTTGATAAAGACTGTACGCTAAAAGGCCCACGTGTTTTTCTGATTATGGAAAAATTAAGTGAAGTAGGAGAAGTTACTTTTAGTTTTCCAGATACTGAGACGTTAGAACAAGGCGAATTCGAGCAAGATTTTCATGTGTTATTAGTTAGTGAAAATACTGCTGATGAGATTAAGGAAAATATTCTGACAAATAGTGATATCGAAATGGTAAATGTCATTAGTGGTGAAGCTATTTTTGAGGAAGAAGAAACAATTATTGTTGAAACAAAAGTGGAACAACAAGAAACAGATACAAAAGAAAAAAAGAAAAAAGTAACCAAGCATGAACAACAAACGATTAAAGTGGATTTAGCTAAATTAGATACTTTTATGAATTTGGTTTCAGAATTAGTTGTTTACCGAACAAGGTTAGAAAACATTTCGCAAAATGATAGCAAAAACGATATCAAAGAACCATTAACAGAAGTAGCAAGAATCACGTCTGAGTTGCAAGACTTAGTTTTAAAAATAAGAATGCAACAAGTTAGTGTTGTTATGAATCGATTCCCTCGAGTTGTTCGTGATTTAGCAAAAGATTTAAACAAAGAAATGACATTAATCATTGAAGGTGAAGACACTGAACTTGATCGAACAGTTGTTTCAGAATTAAGTGAACCATTAGTCCATTTGATTAGAAACTCTGCTGATCATGGTATTGAAGCCCCTGAGAGACGTAAAGAACTTGGGAAACCAGTTGAAGGTGAAATCAAATTAACAGCCTTTCAACAAGGTAATCGAGTCATTATTACCGTATCTGATGACGGAAAAGGATTGAATCCTGAAGTTATAAAAGAAAGTGCTGAAAGAAAAGGGATAGACACTGAAGGTTTATCTGACAAAGAAATTTTACACTTAATCTTCCATCCTGGTTTTTCTACAGCAAAAGAAATAACTAACGTTTCTGGACGCGGAGTTGGAATGGATGTCGTTCATTCTAAAATTACAAATCTTGGAGGAACCATTGATTTACATAGCAAGGTTGATGTTGGTTCAACATTCACTATTAATTTACCTTTAACACTATCGATTATTCAATCTTTAATGGTTAAAGTTTCAGGTGAAGTATTTGCTTTACCACAGGGAGCCATTGAAAAAGTTGTTGAAGTCACTAATCAAGAAATTATTCAGGTTCACTTACAAGAAGTTTATAAATACCAAGGAATGGCTATTCCAGTTATTCGATTACAAGAAGTGCTTGGACTTGAACCAGCAAAAGAATTTAATTCAAATCCTCATTTGATTATCGTCTTACTTGGTAAAAAATACTACGCTCTAATGGTGGATGAATTAATTGGACAACAAGAAATTGTGATTAAAAAATTGGGACAAGAATTAAGACATTTAAAAAAATACCTTGGTGCAACAATTCTTGGAAACGGAGATATCACATTGATTTTAGATACAAATGTCATTTGTAGTGAAGAAAGTGTGAGTTCAATATGA
- a CDS encoding chemotaxis protein CheC has translation MNKFQPLQIDAIKEMVNIGGGHAATSISALIKEPVDMTVPLIEIMEYEELYQQIMSEDKVVYAVTTQVIGNGSGIFLFALPEKSAQEISSMMLPNGIEQTEDLMVSSIKELANILVNSFLNAISQLLDVRLLSSVPNLMIDMFGSIISSLYMAVDQYDDEVLIIKNEFFYSGNQMDAYLYFIPEVGVLEKLFKAIGV, from the coding sequence ATGAATAAATTTCAGCCTCTACAAATTGATGCTATAAAAGAAATGGTTAATATAGGTGGAGGACACGCTGCAACGAGTATTTCAGCTCTTATCAAAGAACCTGTTGATATGACAGTCCCTTTGATTGAAATTATGGAGTATGAAGAATTATATCAACAAATCATGTCAGAAGACAAAGTTGTCTATGCTGTGACTACCCAAGTCATTGGGAATGGAAGTGGTATTTTTCTGTTCGCACTTCCTGAAAAATCGGCACAAGAAATTTCTAGCATGATGTTACCAAATGGTATCGAACAAACAGAAGACTTAATGGTTTCATCTATCAAAGAATTAGCCAATATTTTAGTGAATTCTTTCTTGAATGCAATTAGTCAGCTTTTAGACGTTAGATTACTGTCTTCTGTTCCGAATTTAATGATTGATATGTTTGGCTCAATTATTAGTAGTTTATACATGGCAGTCGATCAGTATGATGATGAAGTTTTAATTATCAAAAATGAGTTTTTCTACTCTGGTAATCAAATGGATGCTTATTTATATTTCATACCAGAAGTAGGCGTATTAGAAAAATTATTTAAAGCAATAGGTGTATAG
- a CDS encoding response regulator, which translates to MAKKVLIVDDAVFMRMKLKDILEKNGYEVVDEAQNGLEAIEKYKATQPDLVTMDITMPEMDGVEALKEIKAFDAGAKVLMCSAMGQQSMVMDAIRAGAVDFIVKPFDSDRVIKALDKVMI; encoded by the coding sequence ATGGCAAAAAAAGTATTAATCGTGGATGACGCGGTATTTATGAGAATGAAATTAAAGGATATTTTAGAAAAAAATGGTTATGAAGTTGTAGATGAAGCGCAAAATGGATTAGAAGCTATTGAAAAATACAAAGCAACTCAGCCAGATTTAGTAACAATGGATATCACAATGCCAGAGATGGACGGAGTTGAAGCTTTAAAAGAAATTAAAGCGTTTGATGCTGGTGCTAAAGTATTAATGTGTAGTGCTATGGGTCAACAATCAATGGTAATGGATGCTATTCGTGCTGGTGCTGTTGATTTTATTGTGAAGCCATTTGATAGTGACCGCGTTATTAAAGCACTTGATAAAGTAATGATATAG
- a CDS encoding chemotaxis protein CheW, with product MQLIVFTKDSKYYGIRTENVGEIIKSTKIFHVPQAQPWIEGLINLRGTIVTLVNFSKFLKEDDNGLHENIIVIMNDNQKIGILVEQIIGVFSVDSDEIQALDKKTNDNIEGIISIHDKLTNIIDVMTIFTENEGSI from the coding sequence ATGCAGTTAATTGTCTTTACTAAAGATAGCAAATATTATGGTATTCGCACTGAAAACGTTGGTGAAATCATCAAATCAACAAAAATTTTTCATGTTCCTCAAGCTCAACCTTGGATAGAAGGATTAATCAATTTGCGAGGAACCATTGTTACTCTTGTTAACTTTTCCAAATTTTTAAAAGAAGATGATAATGGCTTACACGAAAACATCATTGTCATTATGAATGACAACCAAAAAATCGGAATTTTAGTTGAACAAATTATTGGTGTTTTTAGCGTTGATTCAGATGAAATACAAGCACTAGATAAGAAAACAAACGATAATATAGAAGGTATCATTTCTATCCATGATAAGTTAACGAATATTATTGATGTGATGACAATATTTACTGAAAATGAGGGATCTATTTGA
- the fliM gene encoding flagellar motor switch protein FliM, translating into MKQVLTQQEIDALLNAMSNGEIDEDTLMSEEKEVGQVKAYDFRRPTKLSKEYINTLFMIFEDFSKYAGNHLSTQIRTNVSLKLASIEQISYDEFIHSIPKFTLLGLFHSTPLNGIQMIEINPQLCMLIVELLCGGSEAQVLKNEEIEKKSFTDIEIAILEEIFKTFVSAFENAWKEITDIESKLDSLDTNPQLLQNMSPNEPVVLVTFTATIFKRNTFINLCVPYVFFEGIIDKLSFRNWFDSDKNFSTIDNEHLQKNIESVDLELEAFLGKTTMTLSDFSQLEVGDTISLDQKITEPLKMYIENQLFSLVKPGKKDDVMAVEILEFSEGES; encoded by the coding sequence TTGAAACAAGTATTAACACAACAAGAAATAGATGCACTTTTAAATGCGATGAGTAATGGTGAAATTGATGAGGATACATTGATGTCTGAAGAAAAAGAGGTTGGTCAAGTTAAAGCGTATGATTTTAGAAGGCCAACTAAACTTTCAAAAGAATACATTAATACGCTATTTATGATCTTTGAAGATTTTTCAAAATATGCAGGCAATCATTTGAGCACTCAGATTAGAACCAACGTTTCGTTGAAGTTAGCTTCTATTGAACAAATTAGTTACGATGAATTTATTCATTCGATACCTAAGTTTACATTACTTGGTTTGTTTCATTCGACACCCTTAAATGGTATTCAAATGATTGAGATTAATCCTCAACTTTGTATGCTGATTGTTGAGTTATTATGTGGTGGAAGTGAAGCACAAGTTCTTAAAAATGAAGAAATTGAGAAAAAAAGCTTTACAGACATAGAGATTGCTATTTTAGAAGAAATCTTTAAAACTTTTGTGTCAGCTTTTGAAAATGCTTGGAAAGAAATAACAGATATTGAAAGTAAATTGGATAGTTTAGATACTAATCCTCAATTACTTCAAAATATGTCACCTAATGAACCAGTCGTGTTAGTGACATTTACAGCAACAATATTTAAACGAAATACATTTATAAACTTATGTGTTCCATATGTCTTTTTCGAAGGAATTATCGATAAATTAAGCTTTAGAAACTGGTTTGACTCAGATAAGAACTTTAGTACAATCGACAATGAACATTTACAAAAAAATATTGAGTCTGTTGATTTAGAATTAGAAGCCTTCTTAGGTAAAACAACAATGACTCTTTCTGATTTTTCACAATTAGAGGTTGGCGATACAATCAGTTTAGATCAAAAGATTACAGAGCCTCTAAAAATGTACATTGAAAATCAACTCTTTAGCCTCGTAAAACCAGGTAAAAAAGATGATGTCATGGCAGTTGAAATTTTAGAGTTTTCAGAAGGAGAATCGTAG
- the fliY gene encoding flagellar motor switch phosphatase FliY — protein sequence MSEALSQKEIDTLMNGSEIPAPFDQTISDIIGEVGNISMSQAATTLSSILNRRVMITTPRVSYVKFQQILDELVTPKVSTVVEFKESLEGSNLLLLNVEDAIIIADLMIGGDGNTTNTEFTELELSAVGEAMNQMIGSASTSMATMMGKKVDILPPEVNLWKDEAAVQYKGIDSETVVCKISFDLSVEGVIESEIMQIYTQEMVREISDTMLQDTAEVLEGREMMGEETRQQSVPTQEATKKVTVQQPEFANLENRKVESNIDNLDLLMDVPLDFSVVLGNSRKSIKDILSLGVGSVVELDKLTDEPLEVYVNSKLIAKGEVVVINENFGIRITNILSQKQRLNNLH from the coding sequence ATGAGTGAAGCACTATCTCAAAAAGAAATAGATACATTGATGAATGGCTCAGAAATTCCAGCACCATTTGATCAAACAATTAGCGACATTATTGGTGAAGTTGGGAATATTTCTATGTCACAAGCGGCAACAACTTTATCTTCTATTTTAAATCGTCGTGTCATGATTACAACACCAAGAGTTAGCTACGTTAAGTTTCAACAAATACTTGATGAATTGGTTACGCCAAAAGTATCAACTGTTGTTGAATTTAAAGAAAGCTTAGAAGGAAGTAATTTATTACTTCTAAATGTTGAAGACGCTATTATTATCGCTGATTTAATGATTGGTGGCGATGGTAACACAACTAATACAGAATTCACAGAGTTAGAATTAAGCGCTGTAGGAGAAGCGATGAACCAAATGATTGGATCAGCATCTACCTCAATGGCGACGATGATGGGTAAAAAAGTAGATATTTTACCACCTGAAGTTAACTTATGGAAAGATGAAGCTGCAGTTCAGTATAAAGGAATTGATAGCGAGACAGTGGTTTGTAAAATTTCATTTGATTTATCTGTTGAAGGTGTTATCGAAAGTGAAATTATGCAAATTTACACGCAAGAAATGGTTCGTGAAATTTCTGATACAATGCTTCAAGATACAGCAGAAGTTTTGGAAGGACGTGAAATGATGGGAGAAGAGACAAGACAACAATCTGTACCAACTCAAGAAGCCACTAAAAAAGTAACGGTTCAACAACCTGAATTTGCGAATTTAGAAAACAGAAAAGTAGAATCAAATATTGATAATTTAGATTTGTTGATGGATGTCCCGCTTGATTTTAGTGTGGTACTAGGTAACAGTAGAAAATCAATTAAAGATATTTTATCATTAGGTGTTGGTTCTGTTGTAGAACTAGATAAATTAACAGACGAGCCTCTTGAAGTTTATGTTAATAGTAAGCTAATCGCAAAAGGCGAAGTAGTCGTAATTAATGAAAACTTTGGTATTAGAATTACAAATATCTTATCTCAAAAACAAAGACTAAATAATTTACATTAA
- the flgM gene encoding flagellar biosynthesis anti-sigma factor FlgM — protein sequence MKINNQYTSYFDSYHSQIGHDNVEKETSPTMKKETVEVDLSKTSKKLRFNNQLEDTEKTNRIAEIKQAIKDGTYKVSAEEIADKMSDTLKGQKESYGDK from the coding sequence ATGAAGATAAATAATCAATATACATCGTATTTCGACTCTTATCATTCTCAAATAGGGCATGATAATGTTGAAAAAGAGACAAGTCCAACAATGAAAAAAGAAACAGTTGAAGTTGACTTATCTAAAACAAGCAAAAAATTACGATTTAATAATCAATTAGAAGATACTGAAAAAACAAACAGAATCGCAGAAATTAAGCAAGCGATTAAAGATGGAACATATAAAGTATCTGCTGAAGAAATTGCTGATAAAATGTCAGATACACTAAAAGGACAAAAAGAGTCGTATGGAGACAAATAA
- a CDS encoding flagellar protein FlgN — protein METNKHLTSYLKQLLRLLKKEKKALVKNDGVQIEKIVKQKEQLVEPLNSFKGVPSAEEKKLIAEIKQVQNDNLLLTKQAIAFNDRFLSAVGTGMKKANSTYSSSGRLASQEDLGFINHSM, from the coding sequence ATGGAGACAAATAAACATTTAACAAGTTATTTAAAGCAGTTATTAAGATTGCTTAAAAAAGAAAAAAAAGCTTTAGTAAAAAATGATGGCGTTCAAATCGAAAAAATAGTAAAGCAAAAAGAACAATTGGTAGAACCACTAAATTCATTTAAAGGTGTACCATCAGCTGAAGAGAAAAAGCTGATTGCAGAAATAAAACAAGTTCAAAATGATAATTTATTACTAACGAAACAGGCGATTGCTTTTAATGATCGTTTTCTTTCAGCAGTTGGTACGGGTATGAAGAAAGCCAACTCAACGTATTCAAGTAGTGGTAGATTAGCTTCTCAGGAAGATCTTGGCTTTATTAATCATTCGATGTAA
- the flgK gene encoding flagellar hook-associated protein FlgK, which produces MVGLFGTLGTANKGLNVQQKALETSGHNIANANTAGYSRQRVNMAADNPYNLIGVGQVGTGVKISSITRVVDDFVIGNMRQETSSYHQYEQKSDILGQLEVIFNETPLHKGLSNNLSTYFDSWSKLGSNPEMDNAKTIVLENGNILTDAINHMAKQIDELSQNTLSILEKSALDFNGKLEQLDVINRQIYKVSNDGSIPNDLLDQRDIILEELATFTKLETSFDQYGRVSIKVDKQDVLTHNELKKISVVVGKDDKGNSLVSEGGDSLKPRATTTDKYEIGQILISDSKAATPEFKPLEMASGVSKGLQESLVEIDSRMTELNNFVFNLASAVNKIHSDAGDSIDFFTIGTDGNHALNIKVNEAIKKDPSLINTGEDLKGHEVGDGSRATAISKLKDTRLKYPTDFSTYDKKSMSFADEEGGLTFLGSFVDIVTKNGISKQQADNKVTSQEYLLSQLQQRRDSISGVNVNEEVTDVIRFQRAFQANSKVISVVSEMLDTLINRTGV; this is translated from the coding sequence ATGGTAGGATTATTTGGTACTTTAGGTACTGCTAATAAAGGTCTAAACGTTCAGCAAAAAGCACTTGAAACATCTGGTCACAATATCGCAAATGCCAATACAGCGGGTTACTCACGTCAGAGAGTTAACATGGCAGCTGATAATCCATATAATTTAATTGGAGTTGGTCAAGTTGGTACAGGGGTAAAGATTTCTTCTATTACAAGAGTAGTAGACGATTTCGTGATTGGAAATATGAGACAAGAAACATCTTCTTATCATCAATATGAGCAAAAGTCTGATATCTTAGGTCAATTAGAAGTTATTTTTAATGAAACACCTCTACATAAAGGTTTATCGAATAATTTATCGACTTACTTTGATTCTTGGTCAAAATTAGGTTCAAATCCAGAGATGGATAACGCTAAAACAATTGTGTTAGAAAACGGAAATATTTTGACAGATGCAATTAATCATATGGCAAAACAAATTGATGAACTTTCACAAAACACACTTTCTATTTTAGAAAAAAGTGCACTTGATTTTAACGGGAAATTAGAGCAATTAGATGTAATTAACCGACAAATCTATAAAGTGTCCAATGATGGAAGCATACCAAATGATTTGCTCGATCAACGAGATATTATTTTAGAAGAGCTTGCCACATTTACTAAATTAGAAACGTCTTTTGACCAGTACGGACGTGTTTCGATTAAAGTCGATAAACAAGATGTGTTAACACACAATGAGTTGAAGAAAATTAGTGTCGTTGTTGGTAAAGATGATAAAGGAAATTCTTTAGTTTCAGAAGGTGGGGACTCACTAAAACCTCGTGCTACAACTACTGACAAATATGAAATTGGACAGATCTTAATTTCAGATTCCAAAGCAGCAACTCCTGAATTCAAACCACTTGAAATGGCTAGCGGTGTTTCAAAAGGATTACAAGAATCTTTAGTTGAAATCGATAGTCGTATGACAGAGTTAAATAATTTTGTGTTTAATCTGGCATCAGCTGTTAATAAAATCCACTCAGATGCAGGTGATAGTATTGATTTCTTTACAATTGGGACAGATGGAAATCATGCTCTTAATATCAAAGTTAACGAAGCTATAAAAAAAGATCCTTCCTTGATTAATACAGGGGAAGATTTAAAAGGACATGAAGTGGGGGATGGCTCAAGAGCTACTGCTATTTCAAAACTAAAAGATACAAGATTGAAATACCCAACTGATTTTAGTACGTATGATAAAAAGAGTATGTCTTTTGCAGATGAAGAAGGCGGATTAACTTTCCTAGGTTCATTTGTTGATATTGTGACTAAAAATGGTATTTCAAAACAACAAGCTGATAATAAAGTAACTTCTCAAGAATACTTACTCAGTCAATTACAACAAAGAAGAGATTCAATCTCTGGTGTGAACGTTAACGAGGAAGTAACAGATGTTATTAGATTCCAGAGAGCTTTCCAAGCAAATTCAAAAGTTATTTCTGTGGTTTCAGAAATGTTAGATACTTTAATAAATCGAACGGGAGTGTAA
- a CDS encoding flagellin, with translation MRVSNSTIYTEFNRNMATNLDRLRKYQDQLNSFAEYSKSSDNPLVFAKIINMNDSIQQNEYFNSTISDSMAWGKTQDSALESATDSLHRIRQLIESSATGTQGQAELQANKKEVISEVEGIVDSLNTNFDGRYIFGGKNTKTPPFEIVKDDKGDIIEVKYNGTKDVKNGDGTVTPKDGNLPRVIAKGVTVDLISDGRLFMKEEGTEADPENLSTFFTDIIQAMNSDDKEKLSGELLSKVDVHTENFVNVRSRIGTVTNRFEAAKDRNENETINLKEVLSEKQDVDVVQKYMEFANQMVAYQASLSMGTKIMQTSILDFV, from the coding sequence ATGCGCGTATCAAATTCGACAATCTATACTGAGTTTAACCGTAATATGGCTACTAACTTAGATCGTTTGAGAAAATATCAAGATCAATTAAATTCTTTTGCTGAATATAGTAAGTCATCAGATAATCCTTTAGTTTTCGCTAAAATTATCAATATGAATGACTCTATTCAACAAAATGAGTATTTTAACTCAACTATTTCAGATTCAATGGCTTGGGGTAAAACACAAGATTCTGCTCTTGAGAGTGCAACTGATTCACTACATCGAATTCGTCAGCTTATAGAATCAAGTGCAACAGGAACTCAAGGCCAAGCAGAATTGCAAGCCAATAAAAAAGAAGTCATTTCTGAAGTAGAAGGAATTGTGGATTCTTTAAATACTAACTTTGATGGCCGTTATATCTTTGGTGGAAAAAATACAAAGACACCTCCTTTTGAAATTGTAAAAGATGATAAGGGAGATATTATCGAAGTTAAGTACAACGGAACAAAAGATGTTAAAAATGGAGATGGCACAGTTACTCCTAAAGACGGTAATTTGCCAAGAGTAATCGCTAAAGGCGTAACAGTTGATTTAATCAGTGATGGTAGATTATTTATGAAAGAAGAAGGAACAGAAGCTGACCCAGAAAATTTGAGCACATTCTTTACTGACATCATTCAAGCTATGAATAGTGATGATAAAGAAAAATTATCTGGAGAATTATTATCCAAAGTTGATGTTCATACAGAAAACTTTGTTAATGTCCGTTCAAGAATTGGAACAGTTACAAACCGATTTGAAGCAGCTAAAGACAGAAACGAAAATGAAACAATTAATTTGAAAGAAGTTCTTTCTGAAAAGCAAGATGTTGATGTGGTTCAGAAGTATATGGAATTTGCTAATCAAATGGTTGCTTATCAAGCGTCTCTTTCAATGGGAACTAAAATTATGCAAACAAGCATTCTAGATTTTGTATAA
- a CDS encoding YrrS family protein, with amino-acid sequence MTRYFKNNPKKAAGLFFIVCFLIFFKVMTHEKDKSKQLEIGGPKITLESSQKKEQKKVSKPNLKEESSKKIEIETKEPNAINSFKMNDWKPTSTKQKEPHHTNFGEDSIDRQEMQTAFSTALNLDTKQIEEWWLDSYDTTSIYGYLSNKETNQFYKVSLKWIKNEGWLPESVIELSKLPEHI; translated from the coding sequence ATGACGAGATATTTTAAAAATAATCCTAAAAAAGCTGCTGGTTTATTTTTTATTGTATGTTTTTTAATTTTTTTTAAAGTAATGACTCATGAAAAAGATAAATCGAAACAGTTAGAAATTGGAGGACCCAAAATAACACTTGAGTCTTCACAAAAAAAAGAACAAAAAAAGGTGTCGAAACCTAATTTAAAAGAAGAAAGTTCTAAAAAAATAGAGATTGAAACAAAAGAACCTAACGCAATTAATTCTTTTAAAATGAATGATTGGAAGCCTACGTCAACAAAACAGAAAGAGCCTCATCATACCAATTTTGGTGAAGACAGCATCGATCGTCAGGAAATGCAAACAGCTTTTTCTACAGCCCTTAATCTAGACACTAAACAAATTGAAGAGTGGTGGCTAGATAGTTATGACACAACAAGTATTTACGGTTACTTATCTAATAAAGAAACAAATCAGTTTTATAAAGTTAGTTTAAAATGGATAAAAAATGAAGGTTGGTTACCTGAATCTGTTATCGAACTATCCAAATTACCTGAGCATATATAA